Proteins co-encoded in one Papaver somniferum cultivar HN1 chromosome 5, ASM357369v1, whole genome shotgun sequence genomic window:
- the LOC113283197 gene encoding DDB1- and CUL4-associated factor homolog 1-like: MEAATDNQVQGGESEEPPRNNENEIEDLVSKAQELMTKITSSRLNPSPKVLNAIASMLETQESRYMEELGNSAPNNGRASHNIGRLGNVVRDNDEFFELISSEFLSDSGYSLSIQSAAIRLLLSCSTTWVFPHVFEDVVLENIKNWVINDNSRSNADEPDKKKVIRRDKPTDSETLGTYATGLLAVCLSGGGQIVEDVLTSGLPAKLMRFLRIRVLGDTNISQKDANYQAELKNASGSMRSRDDSRIRSRQVPESTHLDGTKIGDEGLLVEHNFERGDVGGSCEPREVVDDMSEGVDKYDVNEHVGEGRWHIRDLLDDKTKLRGLPKARARGRTNEEAVESDKILTSPGSGIRVGAHGKNTRDRSSHRNADAKRGSDAKISSSRIETDGFIERLDSDDHFKEFKIGTTDISDLVKKATRAAEAEASEANASLEAIKHAGDGAAEHVKAAALEVFHSTNDEGAAVAAAAEAVRTIINAANAPEVSRSSSNVKEDPTISGSVEIEKEEEYEGYFTLDCDSLAQLKEKYCIQCLDSLGEYVEVLGPVLHEKGVDVCLALLQRSSKSKEVSKFMMLLPDVLKLVCALVAHRKFAQTFVDRGGIQKLLAVPRVGHTFFGLSSCLFTIGSQGIMERVCALPSDVVYHVVELALQLLECNQDLARKNAALFFAAAFIFRAIVESFDSQEGLKKLLNLLQAAASVRSGSNSGTLGLSNGGSLRNDRSPGEVLTALEKQVAYHSCVALRQYFRGHLLLLVESLRPSKSSRNAGRNMPSARAAYKPLDISNEAVDAVFIQIQRDRKLGTAFVRSHWPAVEKFLEFNGHITMLELCHAPPVERYLHDLAQYALGVLHIVTLVPSGRRSVVNATLNNNRVGMAVLLDAANAAGCVDPEVIQPALNVLVNLVCPPPSISLKPSVSSQAQQSLSLQIPTGPAAETKEGHAGKFFSDRSISERNEASTVAERGGPLTAERGASVSNSNLQTAVPTMNSGVVGDRRISLGPGAGSLGLATQLEQGYWQAREAVRANNGIKVLLYLLHPRVLTPPASLDCLRALACRVLLGLARDDSIAHILTKLEVGKKLSELIRDPGGQPQGSEQGRWQAELAQVSIELISIVTNSGRSNTLAATDAAAPTLRRIERAAIAAATPISYHSRELLLLIHEHLQASGLNTTATSLLREAQLTPLPSLAGPLPPLHQTSLHEAPTMQLHWPSRGFLSKLSKPTVRLEEPSISGSLLASTKKKALLLSNRSFQSRNPSSAIKISSALKSPIPSIAPQTPTVSMPIPNSDSEPQFKTPTVLPMKRKPTDFKDCGFASSAKRLAMGEHGFRSPVHQTPNAVRKNNLPIDIGFPVTPSSSQIDHNGKTPGGTFADNTDDTHHLNTPSGQMTPSNSFQMGLQPDPQPGNSERVTLDSLVVQYLKHQHRQCPAPITTLPPLSLLHPHMCPEPRRNVELPANVTSRLSTREFRNHYGGIHGTRRDRQFIYSRFRPWRTCRDDSALLTCIAFVGDSSRIVTGNHSGELKIFDSESGNILESSTGHQSPLTRIQSALSGDTQLILSSGSYEVRLWDGSSILGGPMHSFDGCKAARFNNSKTMFAALSTETSPREVLLYDIQTCNLLTKFSDAASSSGPGRVHVQSLIHFHPDDERLLWNGVLWDKRTPSVVRQFDQFTDYGGGGFHPAGNEVIINSEVWDLRNFKLLRSVPSLDQTVITFNTSGDVIYAILRRNVEDITSAVNSRRVRHPLFSAFRTVDAVNYSDIATVPVDRCVLDFATEPTNSFVGLVSMDDHEEMFASARLYEIGRRRPADDDSDPDDAESEEDDGDDDSEDDEDGLMGADLVGDMDSDLGDMSHDDDDDDDDEDEDDDDLGDDEDDGLDGDFGMDVDDDDDGDFGDDGVLEIVTDGEDDDSDSSGDEGDFP; encoded by the exons atggaGGCGGCTACAGATAATCAGGTACAGGGCGGTGAATCAGAAGAACCCCCAAGGaataatgaaaatgaaattgaagatTTGGTATCTAAAGCACAGGAATTAATGACTAAAATCACATCGTCGAGGCTTAATCCTAGTCCCAAGGTTTTAAACGCCATTGCTTCAATGCTCGAAACTCAAGAATCCAG ATACATGGAGGAGTTGGGTAATTCAGCTCCAAACAATGGAAGAGCTTCTCATAATATTGGAAGACTGGGGAATGTTGTCCGG gACAATGATGAGTTTTTCGAATTGATATCATCTGAGTTTCTATCTGATTCTGGATACTCATTAAGTATTCAGTCAGCTGCTATAAGGCTGCTTCTCAGCTGCTCTACAACTTGGGTG TTTCCTCATGTATTTGAAGACGTGGTATTGGAAAACATAAAAAATTGGGTAATAAATGACAATTCAAGATCTAATGCTGAtgaacctgacaaaaaaaaagttatcagAAGAGATAAGCCTACTGATTCTGAAACGCTAGGGACATATGCCACTGGACTTCTAGCTGTATGTTTATCTGG AGGCGGTCAGATAGTAGAGGATGTGCTGACGTCTGGTCTGCCAGCCAAACTTATGCGCTTTCTTCGTATTAGGGTGCTTGGAGACACAAATATCAGTCAAAAGGATGCTAATTACCAAGCTGAACTGAAGAATGCTTCTGGTTCTATGAGAAGCAGAGACGACAGCAGGATCAGATCTCGACAGGTCCCGGAGTCCActcacttggatggtaccaagatTGGAGACGAAGGTTTATTAGTTGAGCATAATTTTGAAAGGGGAGATGTTGGGGGATCATGCGAACCTCGTGAAGTAGTTGATGATATGAGTGAAGGGGTTGATAAATATGATGTAAACGAGCACGTGGGTGAAGGCAGGTGGCACATCAGAGATTTACTCGATGATAAAACAAAACTTCGTGGATTGCCAAAAGCAAGAGCTAGGGGTAGGACTAATGAGGAAGCAGTGGAGTCTGATAAAATTCTAACTTCTCCAGGTTCTGGAATACGTGTAGGAGCACACGGGAAGAACACGAGGGACAGGAGTTCTCATCGAAATGCAGATGCAAAAAGAGGTTCGGATGCCAAGATAAGTTCAAGCAGGATCGAAACTGATGGCTTCATAGAGAGATTGGATAGTGATGATCACTTCAAAGAATTCAAAATTGGCACAACTGACATATCCGACCTTGTAAAGAAAGCAACTAGGGCAGCTGAGGCTGAAGCTAGCGAAGCCAATGCATCTCTTGAAGCCATCAAACATGCGGGTGATGGTGCAGCCGAACACGTCAAAGCTGCTGCATTAGAG GTGTTCCACAGTACCAATGATGAAGGAGCtgcagttgctgctgctgctgaagcagtGCGCACTATTATTAATGCCGCCAATGCACCTGAGGTCTCAAG GAGCTCAAGTAATGTGAAGGAAGACCCGACGATTTCAGGGTCTGTAGAGATAGAAAAAGAGGAGGAATATGAAGGATATTTTACTTTAGATTGTGATTCTCTTgcacagttaaaagaaaaatactGTATTCAGTGTCTGGATAGCCTAGGAGAATACGTAGAGGTTCTTGGACCTGTTTTGCATGAGAAGGGTGTAGACGTCTGCCTAGCGCTGCTACAGAGGAGTTCTAAGAGTAAAGAGGTTTCAAAGTTTATGATGCTGCTGCCTGATGTGCTGAAGTTAGTATGTGCATTAGTTGCGCATCGTAAATTTGCTCAAACTTTTGTTGATCGTGGTGGTATTCAGAAACTCCTTGCAGTGCCAAGAGTCGGTCATACGTTCTTTGGTCTTTCTTCGTGCTTATTTACTATTGGATCTCAG GGCATTATGGAACGCGTTTGTGCTCTGCCATCCGATGTTGTGTACCATGTAGTCGAGTTAGCTCTTCAGCTTCTTGAGTGCAACCAGGATTTGGCGAGAAAAAATGCTGCTTTGTTTTTTGCAGCAGCTTTTATTTTCAGGGCAATCGTGGAATCATTTGATTCACAAGAGGGTTTGAAGAAGCTACTGAACCTTTTACAAGCTGCGGCATCAGTGAGATCAGGAAGCAATTCTGGGACGCTGGGCTTGTCTAACGGGGGATCTCTGAGGAATGACCGATCACCTGGAGAGGTTCTAACAGCTCTGGAGAAGCAGGTCGCTTATCATTCCTGTGTCGCACTGCGGCAGTATTTCAGAGGCCACCTGCTTCTTCTTGTTGAATCTCTTCGTCCAAGTAAAAGTAGTCGAAATGCTGGCCGAAATATGCCAAGTGCAAGGGCCGCATACAAGCCACTCGATATTAGTAATGAGGCTGTAGATGCAGTATTTATACAAATACAGAGGGACAGGAAGCTTGGTACCGCTTTTGTCAGATCACATTGGCCTGCAGTAGAGAAGTTCTTAGAATTCAATGGGCATATTACCATGTTGGAGCTGTGTCAT GCACCCCCTGTTGAGCGGTATTTGCATGATTTGGCTCAATATGCACTAGGAGTCCTACACATAGTCACATTGGTGCCTTCTGGTCGTAGGTCGGTCGTGAACGCTACATTGAACAATAACCGGGTTGGTATGGCAGTTTTACTGGATGCAGCAAATGCTGCTGGTTGCGTTGATCCAGAG GTTATTCAGCCTGCATTGAATGTTCTAGTTAATCTTGTTTGCCCACCACCTTCAATCAGCCTTAAACCATCTGTGTCTTCACAAGCTCAACAGTCGCTTTCTCTTCAGATTCCTACTGGTCCTGCAGCTGAGACTAAAGAAGGGCATGCTGGAAAATTTTTCTCTGATCGTTCTATTTCCGAGAGGAATGAGGCATCTACTGTTGCAGAACGAGGTGGTCCCTTAACTGCTGAACGAGGTGCTTCAGTCTCAAACAGTAATTTACAAACGGCCGTTCCTACTATGAATTCAGGGGTAGTTGGAGATCGTAGAATATCTTTAGGTCCTGGGGCAGGTTCTCTTGGTCTTGCCACACAGTTGGAACAAGGATACTGGCAAGCTAGAGAGGCTGTCCGTGCCAACAATGGGATAAAAGTTCTTTTGTACCTTCTCCATCCACGGGTACTTACACCTCCTGCTTCTCTTGATTGTCTCCGCGCTCTTGCATGCCGGGTCTTGCTCGGTCTAGCTAGAGATGATTCAATAGCGCACATATTGACAAAGCTTGAG GTGGGGAAAAAATTATCAGAATTAATTAGAGATCCAGGTGGTCAGCCACAAGGAAGTGAGCAGGGCAGGTGGCAAGCTGAACTTGCGCAAGTTTCAATCGAGTTGATATCG ATCGTAACAAATTCGGGGCGTTCAAATACTTTAGCAGCAACTGATGCTGCTGCCCCAACTTTGAGGCGCATAGAGAGAGCAGCAATAGCTGCTGCAACTCCTATTAGTTATCATTCCAG GGAGTTGTTACTACTAATCCATGAGCATCTCCAGGCATCTGGCTTGAACACAACAGCTACCTCTCTTTTAAGGGAGGCTCAGTTGACACCATTGCCTTCTTTGGCAGGACCACTCCCTCCCCTTCATCAAACTTCTTTACATGAGGCCCCAACTATGCAATTACACTGGCCTTCACGTGGGTTTCTGTCAAAATTGTCAAAGCCAACTGTACGCCTTGAAGAACCATCTATATCTGGTTCACTTTTGGCTTCTACTAAGAAGAAAGCATTGCTGTTAAGTAACCGCAGCTTTCAGTCAAGAAACCCATCATCGGCAATCAAAATATCCAGTGCATTAAAAAGTCCAATTCCATCAATAGCACCACAAACACCTACAGTGTCTATGCCCATCCCCAATTCAGATTCAGAACCTCAATTTAAGACTCCAACGGTCCTGCCAATGAAACGCAAGCCGACGGACTTCAAGGATTGTGGGTTTGCTTCATCAGCTAAGCGTCTTGCTATGGGTGAACATGGGTTTCGATCTCCTGTACACCAAACACCTAATGCGGTCCGTAAAAACAATTTGCCTATAGATATTGGGTTTCCGGTCACACCAAGCTCAAGCCAGATAGATCACAATGGTAAAACTCCAGGTGGTACTTTTGCGGATAATACTGATGATACTCATCATCTTAACACCCCTTCAGGTCAGATGACACCTAGTAATTCTTTCCAGATGGGTCTTCAACCTGATCCACAACCAGGGAACTCAGAAAGGGTGACATTAGACTCTCTGGTTGTGCAGTATCTGAAGCATCAGCATCGGCAGTGCCCAGCTCCTATAACCACTTTACCACCTCTCTCTTTGTTACATCCACATATGTGCCCGGAACCGCGACGAAACGTGGAGCTGCCTGCAAATGTAACATCTCGACTGTCCACGCGTGAGTTTAGAAATCATTACGGTGGGATTCATGGTACCCGAAGAGACAGGCAGTTTATATATAGCAGATTTAGACCTTGGCGCACTTGCAGGGATGATTCTGCTCTTCTGACATGCATAGCTTTCGTTGGTGACTCCTCTCGGATTGTTACAGGGAATCATTCTGGTGAGCTAAAAATTTTTGATTCTGAAAGTGGGAATATCTTGGAGAGTAGTACGGGTCATCAATCACCATTAACACGCATACAATCAGCTCTATCTGGTGATACTCAGTTGATTCTCTCTTCGGGCTCATATGAAGTACGACTTTGGGATGGATCTTCaattttaggtggtcccatgcATTCTTTTGATGGATGCAAGGCGGCGCGGTTCAACAACTCGAAGACAATGTTTGCTGCCTTATCAACAGAGACATCACCGCGTGAAGTTCTACTGTATGATATACAGACCTGCAATTTGCTTACGAAGTTCTCCGATGCTGCCAGTTCTTCTGGACCTGGCAGAGTACATGTACAATCCCTGATACATTTCCATCCAGATGATGAAAGGCTGCTATGGAATGGAGTGTTGTGGGACAAGCGAACTCCCAGTGTTGTTCGCCAATTTGATCAGTTTACAGACTACGGAGGAGGTGGCTTTCATCCTGCTGGCAATGAG GTAATCATCAATTCAGAGGTTTGGGATCTTCGAAATTTCAAGCTTCTGCGAAGCGTGCCCTCGTTGGACCAAACTGTGATAACATTCAATACTTCTGGAGATGTGATATATGCTATCTTGAGGAGGAACGTCGAAGACATAACATCAGCAGTAAACTCTCGCCGAGTAAGGCATCCACTATTTTCAGCATTCAGAACGGTGGATGCTGTGAATTATTCCGACATTGCCACAGTGCCTGTGGATCGCTGCGTCCTTGATTTTGCCACAGAACCGACAAATTCTTTTGTTGGGTTGGTATCTATGGATGACCATGAGGAGATGTTTGCATCTGCAAGACTGTATGAAATAGGACGTCGTAGACCTGCAGACGATGATTCTGACCCTGACGATGCAGAGAGTGAGGAAGATGACGGAGATGATGACTCAGAGGACGATGAAGACGGATTGATGGGAGCTGATCTAGTTGGTGACATGGATAGTGACCTTGGGGATATgagtcatgatgatgatgatgatgatgatgatgaagatgaggatgatgatgatcttGGTGACGATGAGGACGATGGCCTTGATGGTGATTTTGGAATGGAtgttgacgatgatgatgatggagattTTGGTGATGATGGAGTGTTGGAGATTGTGACAGACGGCGAAGATGATGATAGTGATAGTAGCGGGGATGAGGGAGATTTTCCTTAA